One segment of Radiobacillus kanasensis DNA contains the following:
- a CDS encoding phytoene desaturase family protein, with protein sequence MTQNWDVIIVGGGLAGYVAANYLGKNNLSVLLLDKGKTTGGRAKTNKINQQYFNIGPHALYKKGKAHSILEELDITLHGKSPKLDGILLENKTEFAAPFSPLGLFSTNLLTWKERIEWGTVLWKLMNTNPDKLANLTFHQWVKEVTNSKKIESLLYTLGRLATYCHAPEVMSAKVTVSHLKNAIGGVRYIDGGWQTIIDQLHNQAILSGVQVQPSTLVKQIESGERKPFKLVLSNDEEIVGKYVIYTGGPREWNEMLLDEGLLEHNGFLDEILPIRGATLDVALTKLPNPKHLFAMGITDPLYYSVHSTYAQLSDDPTSTVLHVLKYHHPDDHVDGSSEKIKLEQFLSAIQPGWQQYVITQRFLPNITVNQRLPQVGDESKLQRFKTQIAGLYFAGDWASPNYVLAEGAVSSGKQAAEDIIIKQKERR encoded by the coding sequence ATGACTCAAAATTGGGACGTTATTATTGTTGGTGGAGGATTAGCAGGTTATGTTGCGGCGAATTATTTAGGTAAGAACAATCTATCTGTATTACTATTAGATAAAGGAAAAACAACTGGTGGGAGGGCTAAGACAAATAAAATAAATCAGCAATACTTTAATATTGGCCCGCACGCCCTCTATAAAAAAGGAAAAGCCCACTCTATTCTTGAAGAATTAGATATTACACTCCATGGAAAATCACCTAAGTTAGATGGAATCCTTTTGGAAAACAAAACGGAATTCGCTGCACCTTTTTCTCCTCTAGGACTTTTTTCTACAAATCTTTTGACTTGGAAAGAACGTATAGAATGGGGCACGGTATTGTGGAAATTGATGAATACAAATCCTGATAAGTTAGCAAACTTAACCTTTCATCAATGGGTTAAGGAAGTGACTAATTCTAAAAAGATAGAATCCTTACTATATACACTTGGTAGACTTGCAACCTATTGTCATGCTCCTGAAGTAATGAGTGCAAAAGTGACGGTATCGCATTTAAAAAATGCAATAGGAGGTGTACGTTATATAGACGGCGGTTGGCAAACGATCATTGATCAACTTCATAATCAAGCCATTCTTTCAGGCGTTCAGGTTCAACCAAGCACGCTTGTAAAACAAATTGAATCTGGGGAACGAAAGCCATTTAAACTGGTTTTATCCAATGATGAAGAAATCGTTGGAAAGTATGTGATTTATACAGGTGGTCCTCGCGAATGGAATGAGATGTTACTGGATGAAGGTTTACTTGAACATAATGGCTTTTTGGACGAAATATTGCCAATTAGGGGGGCAACCCTAGACGTTGCTTTAACAAAGCTTCCTAACCCTAAACACCTGTTTGCAATGGGCATCACGGACCCTCTTTATTATTCTGTACACTCCACTTATGCTCAGCTTTCTGACGATCCGACTAGTACCGTTCTGCATGTACTAAAATATCATCACCCAGACGATCATGTGGATGGATCAAGTGAAAAAATCAAACTTGAACAATTTTTAAGCGCCATACAGCCTGGGTGGCAGCAATATGTCATAACACAACGCTTTCTCCCAAACATTACCGTGAATCAACGATTACCCCAAGTAGGAGATGAGTCCAAGCTACAACGTTTTAAAACGCAAATAGCAGGACTATATTTTGCAGGAGACTGGGCTTCCCCCAACTACGTGTTGGCAGAAGGAGCAGTTAGCAGCGGAAAACAAGCAGCAGAGGATATTATAATAAAGCAAAAGGAGAGAAGATAG
- a CDS encoding RNA polymerase sigma-70 factor, producing MQITNEEYQQFKPLLFSLGYRLLGSVMDAEDIMQDTFLKASMLDEQQIENKKAYLCKMMTNRCLDVLKSPTRRDQYIGPWNPEPLILEGLPTDDPTELMIQKEGLSIAYLRMMEHLTPDERAVLLLREVFDFPYSEIATMLEKQAENCRKIFSRAKQKISSVEHESLNYETNKTIVNRFIEAFQKQHTDVLIELISENVTLFSDGGGKVNAAVRPISHSANVSAFLFGILKKVPEDFYFEVQNINHQPAIMMYMNGALQSILSFYIYKDKINEIYITMNPDKLPLVKAT from the coding sequence GTGCAGATTACGAATGAAGAATATCAACAATTTAAACCTTTGTTATTTTCATTAGGTTATAGGTTGTTAGGTTCGGTAATGGATGCAGAAGATATCATGCAGGATACCTTTTTGAAAGCGTCCATGTTAGACGAACAGCAAATAGAAAATAAGAAGGCCTACCTTTGTAAAATGATGACAAATCGTTGCCTTGATGTATTAAAGTCCCCAACTAGACGAGATCAATATATAGGACCATGGAATCCTGAGCCACTAATACTAGAAGGATTGCCCACTGATGATCCCACGGAATTAATGATACAAAAAGAAGGATTAAGCATCGCATATTTACGCATGATGGAACATCTAACCCCCGATGAACGGGCAGTCCTTCTTCTAAGAGAAGTATTTGATTTCCCCTATTCCGAGATTGCTACCATGTTAGAAAAGCAAGCAGAAAACTGCAGAAAGATTTTTAGTAGGGCTAAGCAAAAGATTTCATCCGTGGAACATGAGAGCTTAAACTATGAAACGAATAAAACCATCGTTAACCGCTTTATTGAAGCGTTTCAGAAGCAGCATACGGACGTTTTGATAGAACTTATTTCAGAAAACGTTACACTGTTTTCAGATGGTGGTGGAAAAGTTAATGCCGCTGTACGTCCCATTTCACATTCAGCCAACGTATCTGCATTCTTATTTGGTATTTTAAAAAAAGTGCCGGAAGACTTTTATTTTGAAGTTCAAAATATTAATCATCAACCCGCCATCATGATGTATATGAACGGGGCATTACAAAGCATTCTTAGTTTTTATATTTACAAAGACAAAATTAACGAAATATATATAACTATGAATCCTGATAAATTGCCGCTTGTTAAAGCAACGTGA
- a CDS encoding NADP-dependent oxidoreductase: MQTRAVIINQYGSKEVLEDGTVTLPELGENQVLIRAKATSINPIDWKLREGYLKQMFDWEFPIILGWDVAGVIEAVGSNVTDWKVGDKVFARPETTRFGTYAEYTIVDEHLLAKKPASISFEEAAAVPLAGMTAYQGLFDHGKLEKGEKVLIHAGAGGVGTYAIQLAKEAGAYVYTTASPKNHELLKSLGADEVIDYHTTNVKDVLRDIDLVLDTIGGETQNESFDVLKENTSRMISVVGEPDQEKAKKKNVVAKSMWLNPEGEQLSKLGKLLEEGKMKSVIGSTHPLSQQGVYDAHVLSETHHAVGKIVITVE, translated from the coding sequence AAAATCAAGTATTGATTCGGGCAAAAGCCACTTCCATTAACCCAATAGATTGGAAACTTCGTGAAGGGTACCTGAAGCAAATGTTTGACTGGGAGTTCCCGATCATCCTTGGTTGGGATGTTGCTGGGGTTATTGAAGCTGTGGGATCGAATGTAACGGATTGGAAAGTTGGCGATAAAGTATTCGCCCGTCCAGAGACAACCCGCTTCGGAACGTATGCAGAGTACACGATAGTAGATGAACATCTTTTAGCCAAAAAGCCTGCTTCTATTTCCTTTGAAGAAGCTGCGGCAGTTCCATTGGCTGGAATGACTGCATACCAAGGTTTGTTTGATCACGGCAAGCTAGAAAAAGGAGAAAAAGTACTGATTCATGCAGGGGCTGGTGGAGTTGGAACCTATGCCATTCAACTCGCGAAAGAAGCTGGAGCGTACGTGTACACAACTGCTAGTCCAAAAAACCACGAGCTTCTGAAATCCCTAGGTGCGGATGAAGTGATTGATTATCATACAACCAATGTTAAAGATGTGTTGCGTGATATCGACCTTGTATTAGATACAATCGGGGGTGAGACTCAAAATGAGAGTTTCGATGTCCTTAAAGAAAACACCAGTAGAATGATTTCTGTCGTTGGGGAGCCTGATCAGGAAAAAGCAAAGAAAAAGAATGTTGTAGCAAAAAGTATGTGGCTTAATCCAGAAGGAGAACAACTAAGTAAATTAGGGAAGTTATTAGAAGAAGGAAAAATGAAAAGTGTGATTGGTAGTACACATCCATTATCACAGCAGGGGGTTTATGATGCACATGTGTTGAGTGAAACGCATCATGCAGTAGGTAAGATTGTGATTACGGTTGAGTAA